In a genomic window of Festucalex cinctus isolate MCC-2025b chromosome 11, RoL_Fcin_1.0, whole genome shotgun sequence:
- the cmklr2 gene encoding chemerin-like receptor 2 produces MDDSGEDYGNYSYYEYLEYGDIEEFKVDHRQKEAMHIISVVIYIISFVLGLIGNGTVIWVTGCKSKRTVNSVWLLNLALADFVFVLFLPFYIDYILRDFHWDFGVAMCKINSFVCVMNMYASVLFLTVLSVDRYVSLVHHNWSRRFRTVPRACFTSACVWVTAAVMSCPALIFRDTVRLRDKVVCFNNFHAQDGQSAAARHILVVSIRTTVGFLLPFSAMCVTGILLTVKVNRSQGAVRMSGFTKTVSAMILAFFICWVPFHIFSLMELSIHSSLHLHNVLKMGFPLATSLGFFHSCINPVLYVLLGKKVRNILKRACLDITKSSLRELSQSVSATEMESLPGVPHVQDRAPEDPVASSTL; encoded by the coding sequence ATGGACGACTCCGGAGAGGACTATGGAAACTACAGCTATTACGAGTACCTGGAATACGGCGATATTGAAGAATTTAAAGTCGACCACAGGCAGAAAGAAGCAATGCACATCATCTCAGTCGTCATTTACATCATTTCCTTTGTCCTCGGCCTGATTGGGAACGGAACGGTCATTTGGGTGACGGGATGCAAGAGCAAAAGGACTGTCAACAGCGTCTGGCTGCTCAATCTGGCCTTGGCCGACTTTGTCTTCGTGCTCTTCCTCCCCTTCTACATTGACTACATCCTGCGCGACTTTCACTGGGATTTTGGCGTGGCCATGTGTAAGATTAATTCCTTTGTGTGCGTCATGAACATGTACGCGAGCGTCCTGTTTCTCACGGTGCTCAGCGTGGACAGATACGTCTCGCTGGTCCACCACAACTGGTCTCGCAGGTTCCGAACGGTCCCTCGAGCCTGCTTCACCAGCGCTTGCGTGTGGGTCACGGCTGCCGTCATGAGCTGCCCCGCACTCATCTTCCGGGACACGGTGCGCCTACGTGACAAAGTGGTGTGCTTCAACAACTTCCACGCTCAGGATGGACAGTCAGCAGCTGCGAGGCACATTCTCGTGGTCTCCATCCGTACCACAGTGGGCTTCCTGTTGCCGTTCTCTGCTATGTGTGTGACCGGAATCCTTCTGACGGTGAAGGTGAATCGATCCCAGGGCGCCGTACGCATGTCTGGCTTCACCAAAACGGTCTCCGCCATGATCCTGGCCTTCTTTATATGCTGGGTCCCGTTCCACATCTTTAGCCTGATGGAGCTGTCCATACATTCCTCGCTGCATCTCCATAACGTGCTGAAAATGGGATTTCCTCTGGCCACCAGTTTAGGTTTTTTCCACAGCTGCATTAACCCAGTGCTCTATGTGCTTTTGGGTAAAAAAGTTCGCAACATCTTGAAACGTGCATGCCTGGACATCACTAAAAGCTCGCTAAGAGAACTCAGCCAATCCGTGTCGGCCACTGAGATGGAATCTTTGCCAGGAGTCCCTCACGTCCAGGACAGGGCACCAGAGGATCCG